One genomic region from Solwaraspora sp. WMMD792 encodes:
- the guaA gene encoding glutamine-hydrolyzing GMP synthase: MSTPRPVLVVDFGAQYAQLIARRVREAKVYSEIVPHDMPVAEMMAKEPAAIILSGGPASVYADGAPQVDPKLFDGGVPVFGICYGFQAMALALGGTVAHTGNREYGGTPLAARPEAGVLLRELPTEIPVWMSHGDCVTAAPEGFTVTAGSAGAPVAAFEDLAGRRAGVQFHPEVGHTAHGQLMLTRFLYDIAGIEPTWTPQNIIDEQVARIREQVGAKEVICGLSGGVDSAVAAALVHRAVGDQLTCVFVDHGLLRAGEAEQVESDYVAATGIKLKVVDATDQFLGALTGVTDPEQKRKIIGREFIRVFEAAAREVAAAGDVEFLVQGTLYPDVVESGGGTGTANIKSHHNVGGLPDDLQFALVEPLRTLFKDEVRALGLQLGLPEAMVWRHPFPGPGLAIRIIGAVDRQRLDLLRAADLIAREELTAAGLDRDVWQFPVVLLADVRSVGVQGDGRSYGHPVVLRPVSSEDAMTADWSRLPYEVIGRISTRITNEVPEVNRVVLDVTSKPPGTIEWE, from the coding sequence CGGAGATCGTCCCGCATGACATGCCGGTGGCCGAGATGATGGCCAAGGAGCCGGCCGCGATCATCCTGTCCGGCGGCCCGGCCAGCGTCTACGCCGACGGTGCCCCGCAGGTCGACCCGAAGCTGTTCGACGGCGGGGTGCCGGTCTTCGGCATCTGCTACGGCTTCCAGGCGATGGCGTTGGCGCTCGGCGGCACGGTCGCGCACACCGGCAACCGGGAGTACGGCGGCACCCCGCTGGCCGCCCGCCCCGAGGCCGGAGTGCTGCTGCGGGAGCTGCCGACCGAGATCCCGGTGTGGATGAGTCACGGTGACTGCGTGACCGCCGCGCCGGAAGGGTTCACGGTCACCGCCGGTTCGGCCGGGGCACCGGTCGCCGCGTTCGAGGATCTCGCCGGCCGGCGGGCCGGCGTGCAGTTCCACCCGGAGGTGGGGCACACCGCGCACGGCCAGCTGATGCTGACCCGCTTCCTGTACGACATCGCCGGCATCGAGCCGACCTGGACGCCGCAGAACATCATCGACGAGCAGGTGGCCCGGATCCGCGAGCAGGTCGGTGCCAAGGAGGTCATCTGCGGGCTGTCCGGCGGGGTCGACTCGGCGGTCGCCGCCGCGTTGGTGCACCGGGCTGTCGGCGACCAGCTGACCTGTGTCTTCGTCGACCACGGGCTGCTGCGGGCGGGGGAGGCCGAGCAGGTCGAGTCGGACTACGTCGCCGCGACCGGGATCAAGTTGAAGGTGGTCGACGCCACCGACCAGTTCCTCGGCGCGTTGACCGGGGTGACCGACCCGGAGCAGAAGCGCAAGATCATCGGTCGGGAGTTCATCCGGGTCTTCGAGGCGGCGGCCCGTGAGGTGGCCGCCGCCGGTGACGTCGAATTCCTGGTGCAGGGCACCCTCTACCCGGACGTGGTGGAGTCCGGTGGCGGCACCGGCACCGCCAACATCAAGTCGCACCACAACGTCGGCGGGCTGCCGGACGACCTGCAGTTCGCCCTGGTCGAGCCGCTGCGCACGCTGTTCAAGGACGAGGTGCGGGCGCTCGGCCTGCAACTCGGCCTGCCGGAGGCGATGGTCTGGCGGCACCCGTTCCCCGGCCCGGGTCTGGCGATCCGGATCATCGGCGCGGTCGACCGGCAGCGGCTGGACCTGCTGCGCGCCGCCGATCTGATCGCCCGCGAGGAGCTCACCGCCGCCGGGCTGGACCGCGACGTCTGGCAGTTCCCGGTGGTGCTGCTGGCCGACGTACGCAGCGTCGGGGTGCAGGGCGACGGGCGCAGCTACGGCCACCCGGTGGTGCTGCGTCCGGTGTCCAGTGAGGACGCCATGACCGCCGACTGGTCCCGGCTGCCGTACGAGGTGATCGGCCGGATCTCCACCCGGATCACCAACGAGGTGCCCGAGGTGAACCGGGTGGTGCTGGACGTGACCAGCAAGCCGCCGGGCACCATCGAGTGGGAGTGA
- a CDS encoding PspC domain-containing protein, with protein sequence MTTSQNPTAQAPYKQLRRPTTDRMIAGVASGLGRYFDADPTLVRVIFAVVTVLTGGLAALTYPVIWFLMPEEPPTAPPWPTAATTAAPAAATTTPAPTMPVHGDRGPI encoded by the coding sequence ATGACGACCTCCCAGAACCCCACAGCTCAGGCCCCGTACAAGCAGCTCCGGCGACCCACCACGGACCGCATGATCGCCGGTGTCGCCAGCGGCCTCGGCCGCTACTTCGACGCCGACCCCACCCTGGTCCGGGTGATCTTCGCGGTGGTCACCGTACTGACCGGCGGCCTGGCCGCGCTGACCTACCCGGTGATCTGGTTCCTGATGCCGGAGGAGCCGCCGACCGCGCCGCCCTGGCCCACTGCGGCGACCACCGCTGCACCTGCTGCGGCGACCACCACCCCGGCACCGACCATGCCGGTGCACGGCGACCGGGGGCCGATCTGA
- a CDS encoding NUDIX domain-containing protein, with translation MTPALEPLRRIAAYAVCADSEDRVLLVRASPRSGTPGVWSLPGGAVDHGEDPNHTVVRETAAETGISVAVTGLRDVLADMRSLPRRGITLHTDRLIYDASIRGGQICHRINQPTDLARWCSLDEAKQLPLRPFTASALGLPPETIDLRPDTAPDFPSFYAVPGPDGLHRAQRFAAYAVATDPARRVLLTRIAPGYPGAGRWHLPGGGTDYGEQPGTALIRELVEETGQRGRLVRLLGVASHRDAASLGPEGYPIDWHGVRAFYQVEVDRPSLPIVTDIGGSTSEARWFARTDLAAIRSELTEVTAEAVGAAQLV, from the coding sequence GTGACTCCCGCCCTAGAGCCGCTTCGCAGGATCGCGGCATACGCTGTCTGTGCCGATTCGGAGGACCGGGTTCTGCTGGTCCGCGCCTCTCCGCGCTCTGGTACACCCGGGGTGTGGTCGCTGCCGGGAGGAGCAGTGGACCACGGGGAGGATCCCAACCACACCGTCGTCCGGGAGACCGCTGCGGAAACTGGCATTTCGGTCGCGGTCACCGGGTTGCGGGACGTCCTCGCCGACATGCGCTCCCTTCCCCGGCGCGGCATCACCCTGCACACCGACCGGTTGATCTACGACGCGTCGATCCGTGGCGGACAGATCTGCCACCGGATCAACCAGCCCACCGACCTCGCCCGGTGGTGCAGCCTGGACGAGGCGAAGCAACTGCCGCTGCGTCCGTTCACCGCCAGCGCTCTCGGTCTGCCGCCGGAGACGATCGACCTGCGGCCGGACACCGCTCCCGACTTCCCGTCGTTCTACGCCGTACCTGGGCCGGACGGGCTGCACCGGGCGCAACGGTTCGCGGCGTACGCGGTCGCCACCGATCCGGCCCGGCGGGTCCTGCTGACCCGGATCGCGCCCGGCTACCCGGGTGCCGGTCGGTGGCATCTGCCCGGCGGTGGCACCGACTACGGCGAGCAGCCCGGCACGGCGCTGATCCGCGAGCTGGTCGAGGAGACCGGCCAGCGTGGCCGGCTGGTCCGGCTGCTCGGCGTGGCCAGCCACCGGGACGCGGCCTCGCTCGGTCCGGAGGGCTACCCGATCGACTGGCACGGGGTGCGCGCCTTCTATCAGGTGGAGGTGGACCGCCCGTCCCTGCCGATCGTCACTGACATCGGTGGGTCGACCTCGGAGGCCCGCTGGTTCGCCCGGACGGATCTGGCAGCCATCCGGTCGGAGTTGACCGAGGTGACCGCCGAGGCGGTCGGAGCCGCCCAGCTGGTCTGA
- a CDS encoding phosphatidylcholine/phosphatidylserine synthase, with amino-acid sequence MARAPWRRRRTTDSPRPAGRQWAGRRWTGPLRRSGSLARQVLLVRVGRSGSDRLRFGRRSADSVGRYRVDPLTAAEIAAIAPLSPAVGPVGPAPATGVEDHPITPDDHTATADSRPGVLPPAPVPLLPGTPTAARRAGFVLVNSTTLASLTLGLTAIFLAMEGDVRPAAACLIACVVFDGLDGALARRLGVASPFGAQMDSLADMCSFGLAAPVVVYASLAGSVSTTAAAVACALVAGCAAIRLARFNVSPCDGRFFTGVPTTLAAAVLGLGVLIDVPIPGGAQLAVVALLAFAMVSSFPYAKLARLIKLPPWLWVVPVVGALIDARLTFGLIVLAYLVSGPLLWLHQRRAT; translated from the coding sequence GTGGCGAGAGCCCCGTGGCGGCGGCGGCGTACGACTGACAGTCCCCGGCCGGCAGGACGTCAATGGGCGGGCCGTCGATGGACCGGTCCGCTTCGTCGTAGTGGCAGCCTGGCCCGCCAGGTCCTGCTGGTGCGGGTCGGCCGCAGCGGCAGCGACCGGCTCCGGTTCGGCCGGCGGTCGGCGGACTCCGTCGGGCGGTACCGGGTCGACCCGCTGACGGCGGCCGAGATCGCCGCGATCGCTCCGCTCAGCCCGGCGGTCGGTCCGGTCGGTCCGGCACCTGCCACCGGCGTCGAGGACCACCCGATCACCCCTGACGACCACACCGCCACGGCGGACAGCCGGCCCGGCGTGCTGCCGCCGGCTCCCGTACCGCTGCTGCCCGGCACCCCGACGGCCGCCCGGCGGGCCGGCTTCGTGCTGGTCAACTCGACCACGCTGGCCAGCCTCACGCTCGGTCTCACCGCCATCTTCCTGGCGATGGAAGGCGACGTACGCCCGGCTGCGGCCTGCCTGATCGCCTGCGTGGTCTTTGACGGACTCGACGGGGCGCTGGCCCGCCGGCTCGGGGTGGCGAGCCCGTTCGGCGCGCAGATGGACTCACTCGCCGACATGTGCTCGTTCGGGCTCGCCGCCCCGGTCGTCGTCTACGCCTCGCTGGCCGGCTCGGTCTCCACCACCGCCGCGGCGGTCGCCTGCGCCCTGGTCGCCGGCTGCGCAGCGATCCGGCTGGCCCGGTTCAACGTGTCGCCGTGCGACGGCCGGTTCTTCACCGGCGTACCGACCACACTGGCCGCCGCCGTCCTCGGTCTCGGCGTGCTGATCGACGTCCCGATCCCCGGCGGTGCGCAGCTGGCGGTCGTGGCGCTGCTGGCCTTCGCGATGGTCTCCAGCTTCCCGTACGCGAAGCTGGCCCGGCTGATCAAGCTGCCGCCGTGGCTGTGGGTCGTGCCGGTGGTCGGCGCGTTGATCGACGCCCGGCTGACCTTCGGCCTGATCGTGCTGGCCTACCTGGTGAGCGGGCCGTTGCTCTGGCTGCACCAGCGGCGGGCCACCTGA
- a CDS encoding phosphatidylserine decarboxylase, whose product MSDTPVPVASVLRTRVDIGERAARALSAELARDNAAKHVLLVEVVPGARVVDAAIDALLPGDTMTVVPASVDQTAQLRAEIASHGPWVDERVRVIETVSAADPADLLIVGTVLTGSGEQARTMIDGYGKYLTEGAVLSVAVAALPGGTSGAAAELDRQAALFGVGSDLVLRNVPPLRVHRLRFTPAPVDRAAKLGPAFRTSSVPLTRGMHIDSSGVAAAGIALGLAAATRLARPKSRLWLLPALAAGPVAAFFRDPQRDVPEDPTAVVAASDGRVLSVERVHDERLGAAGFLRIAVFLSVLDVHVNRSPVAGRVVDHFVTDGGFAAAMKPAAEHNVAAYTVLETARGRVVVAQRTGMVARRIVHRAPVGSLLAKGERFGLIRFGSRTDVYLPADAAEALVGPGDRVAGGSSVIARWR is encoded by the coding sequence ATGTCCGACACCCCCGTACCAGTCGCTTCCGTGCTTCGCACCCGCGTCGACATCGGCGAGCGCGCCGCCCGAGCGCTGTCCGCCGAACTCGCCCGGGACAACGCGGCGAAGCACGTCCTGCTGGTCGAGGTGGTTCCGGGAGCGAGGGTGGTCGACGCCGCCATCGACGCACTGCTGCCCGGCGACACGATGACCGTGGTGCCGGCCAGCGTCGACCAGACGGCACAACTGCGGGCGGAGATCGCCAGTCACGGCCCGTGGGTCGACGAACGGGTCCGGGTGATCGAGACGGTGTCGGCCGCCGACCCGGCCGATCTACTGATCGTCGGAACCGTCCTCACCGGAAGTGGTGAACAGGCCCGCACGATGATCGACGGCTACGGCAAGTACCTCACCGAAGGCGCCGTACTGTCCGTGGCCGTCGCGGCGCTGCCGGGCGGCACCTCCGGTGCGGCCGCCGAGTTGGATCGGCAGGCGGCGCTCTTCGGCGTCGGCAGTGACCTGGTGCTGCGCAACGTCCCGCCGCTGCGGGTGCACCGGCTGCGGTTCACCCCGGCACCGGTCGACCGGGCCGCCAAGCTCGGGCCGGCGTTCCGGACCAGCAGCGTTCCGCTGACCCGGGGGATGCACATCGACTCCAGCGGCGTGGCCGCCGCCGGGATCGCCCTCGGGCTGGCCGCCGCGACCCGGCTGGCCCGGCCGAAGAGCCGGCTCTGGCTGCTGCCAGCGTTGGCCGCCGGCCCGGTCGCCGCGTTCTTCCGCGACCCGCAACGCGACGTACCGGAGGACCCGACCGCCGTGGTCGCGGCGAGCGACGGCCGGGTGCTGTCGGTGGAACGGGTGCACGACGAACGACTCGGTGCCGCCGGGTTCCTACGGATCGCGGTCTTCCTCTCGGTGCTCGACGTGCACGTCAACCGCAGTCCGGTCGCCGGCCGGGTGGTCGACCACTTCGTCACCGACGGGGGTTTCGCCGCCGCGATGAAGCCGGCCGCGGAGCACAACGTCGCCGCGTACACGGTGCTGGAGACCGCTCGGGGCCGGGTGGTGGTCGCGCAGCGTACCGGGATGGTGGCCCGCCGGATCGTGCACCGCGCCCCGGTCGGCAGTCTGCTCGCCAAGGGTGAGCGGTTCGGGCTGATCAGGTTCGGATCCCGCACCGACGTCTACCTGCCGGCGGACGCCGCCGAGGCGCTGGTCGGGCCGGGTGACCGGGTGGCCGGTGGCAGCTCAGTGATCGCCCGCTGGCGCTGA